The following proteins are encoded in a genomic region of Planococcus lenghuensis:
- a CDS encoding xanthine phosphoribosyltransferase encodes MEALQDKIMKEGTVLSDRVLKVDSFLNHQVDPELMQKIGKEFASRFQEANITKILTIESSGIAPAVMAGLYLGVPVVFARKRRSLTLTNHLYTSQVRSFTKNETNDISISKDFISSEDMLLIIDDFLAEGQALLGLLNIAEQAGAEVAGAGIVIEKGFQQGGRIIREQGVRVESLARISSLENGTVQFTEEVLNG; translated from the coding sequence ATGGAAGCACTGCAAGACAAAATTATGAAAGAGGGGACTGTGCTATCAGACAGAGTGCTGAAAGTGGACTCCTTTTTAAATCACCAAGTGGATCCGGAGCTGATGCAAAAAATCGGCAAAGAATTCGCTTCCCGGTTTCAGGAAGCGAACATCACAAAAATCCTGACGATTGAATCTTCGGGTATTGCCCCGGCTGTCATGGCTGGCTTGTACCTGGGTGTCCCGGTTGTGTTTGCACGAAAGCGGAGATCACTGACGCTTACGAACCATTTGTATACGTCACAAGTCCGTTCATTTACGAAAAACGAAACAAACGATATTTCGATCTCAAAAGACTTTATTTCATCGGAAGATATGCTGCTCATCATCGATGATTTTCTGGCAGAAGGTCAGGCGCTTCTGGGCCTTTTGAATATTGCGGAGCAGGCAGGTGCTGAAGTGGCTGGTGCAGGCATCGTCATTGAAAAAGGGTTTCAGCAGGGCGGCCGAATTATCCGGGAGCAGGGCGTGCGTGTGGAATCACTCGCCCGGATTTCCTCATTGGAGAATGGGACAGTTCAATTTACAGAGGAGGTTCTGAACGGATGA
- a CDS encoding MBL fold metallo-hydrolase yields MNNELTTVTPVGIWGGYPAANGATSSFLIEKAGFRCLIDCGSGVLASVQNHSKLGELDAVTISHYHADHIADIGPLQFARMIEKQLGGNDSVLPVYGHREDQEQFEKLSYQDVTEGREIKEGAPVTIGPWDVTFCRTNHPVYCLALKFSSNGKSVVFTADTGWHDELTRFAAGADLLVAESNLFEEHVGRVEGHMSGRQAGELAGKAKAGSLLLTHLPQYGDLSRIEADARKAFNGPAELAVVGKTYRV; encoded by the coding sequence ATGAATAATGAGCTGACAACCGTAACGCCAGTGGGCATTTGGGGCGGCTATCCGGCAGCAAATGGAGCAACTTCTTCATTCCTGATCGAAAAAGCCGGATTTCGGTGTCTCATTGATTGCGGCAGCGGTGTACTGGCATCCGTCCAGAATCACTCGAAACTTGGTGAACTGGATGCAGTTACCATCAGTCATTATCACGCAGACCATATTGCGGATATTGGGCCGCTTCAGTTTGCCCGCATGATTGAAAAGCAGCTCGGCGGCAATGATTCAGTGCTGCCGGTATACGGGCACAGAGAAGATCAGGAGCAATTTGAAAAACTCTCGTACCAAGACGTGACTGAAGGACGCGAGATTAAAGAAGGAGCACCGGTTACAATCGGGCCATGGGATGTCACATTCTGCCGTACAAACCACCCCGTGTATTGCTTGGCATTGAAATTCTCCTCAAACGGGAAAAGCGTAGTCTTTACTGCTGATACCGGCTGGCATGATGAACTGACACGCTTCGCGGCCGGAGCTGATCTCCTTGTTGCTGAATCCAATTTATTTGAAGAGCATGTCGGCCGTGTGGAGGGTCATATGAGCGGACGACAGGCAGGCGAGCTTGCCGGAAAAGCGAAAGCAGGCTCCTTATTGCTGACCCACCTGCCGCAATACGGAGATCTGTCCCGGATCGAGGCGGACGCTCGGAAAGCATTTAATGGACCGGCTGAACTGGCAGTGGTCGGAAAAACTTACCGCGTATAA
- a CDS encoding general stress protein, with amino-acid sequence MATVMTVENAVHARQAIERMETQGISRDEIYIFAHDKDREEDIGKALDTEMIGMKEKGMFSSMKHVVSKRGDELRDEMQSIGLSKMEADEYEEVLDEGKLVLVAQ; translated from the coding sequence ATGGCTACAGTAATGACAGTTGAAAATGCCGTCCATGCAAGACAGGCAATCGAACGGATGGAAACGCAGGGAATTTCCCGGGACGAGATTTATATTTTCGCTCACGATAAAGATCGGGAAGAAGATATCGGGAAAGCACTGGACACCGAAATGATTGGCATGAAAGAAAAAGGCATGTTCTCAAGCATGAAACATGTTGTAAGTAAACGCGGCGATGAACTGCGGGACGAAATGCAATCGATCGGTCTTTCAAAAATGGAGGCTGACGAATACGAAGAAGTGCTTGATGAGGGCAAGTTAGTGCTTGTCGCTCAATAA
- a CDS encoding flavodoxin domain-containing protein produces the protein MAKICLIFTSMTGNTEEIADLLEVQLQKHDIEILKKNISREQVKPEELDSCTAILFGTYTYGDGELPFETEDFADDLTAAALHGKAVGLFGSGDRSYDQFCGALDEMAARFQNLGAHVVEPVVKIELDPQPKDEDPCSLLVNALFDAINSVTASSR, from the coding sequence ATGGCCAAAATCTGTCTGATTTTCACAAGCATGACCGGAAATACAGAAGAAATCGCTGACTTGCTTGAAGTGCAGCTCCAGAAACACGACATAGAAATCTTGAAGAAAAACATTTCGCGTGAACAAGTAAAACCAGAAGAGCTGGATTCATGTACAGCCATTCTGTTCGGCACCTATACGTACGGCGATGGCGAGCTGCCTTTTGAAACGGAAGATTTTGCAGACGATCTGACAGCGGCGGCTCTCCACGGCAAAGCGGTCGGTCTTTTCGGATCCGGTGACCGCTCCTATGATCAGTTCTGCGGGGCATTGGACGAGATGGCTGCACGCTTTCAGAATCTTGGTGCCCATGTCGTTGAGCCGGTTGTGAAAATCGAGCTGGACCCGCAGCCGAAAGACGAAGACCCTTGCAGCTTGCTGGTCAATGCGCTTTTCGATGCCATCAATTCCGTTACGGCGAGCTCCCGATAA
- a CDS encoding cysteine hydrolase family protein — protein MKKSLLNIDYTYDFVADDGKLTCGKPGQAIEGEIVRLTDEFQRNGDYIVFAVDGHDEEDNFHPENSLFPPHNINGTAGRELYGSLKDWYERHRQNPDVYWMDKTRYSAFAGTNLEMKLRERGIEELWLVGVCTDICILHTAVDAYNKGFKIVVPELAVASFNPDGHVVALNHFRTSLGADVR, from the coding sequence ATGAAAAAATCGCTTCTCAATATTGATTATACGTATGATTTTGTAGCGGATGACGGAAAACTGACATGCGGGAAGCCGGGACAGGCAATCGAAGGGGAGATCGTCAGGCTGACCGATGAATTTCAGCGAAACGGGGATTACATCGTCTTTGCAGTTGACGGCCATGACGAAGAGGATAATTTTCACCCTGAGAACTCTCTTTTTCCGCCGCATAACATTAACGGCACAGCCGGCCGGGAATTATACGGTTCATTAAAAGACTGGTATGAAAGGCACCGGCAGAATCCGGACGTATACTGGATGGATAAGACAAGATATAGTGCGTTCGCCGGCACAAACCTGGAGATGAAACTCCGGGAACGGGGAATTGAAGAACTATGGCTTGTCGGTGTCTGTACGGATATCTGCATCTTACACACAGCTGTGGACGCCTACAATAAAGGTTTTAAAATCGTTGTGCCTGAATTGGCAGTGGCCAGCTTCAATCCCGACGGCCATGTTGTGGCACTCAATCACTTCCGGACTTCTCTTGGTGCTGATGTTCGGTAA
- a CDS encoding general stress protein → MPTVLSVENAVHAKREIERLETEGFTRDNIYIFAHDKDREEDIGKALDTESVGVGEKGLFSSMKNVVSKRGDELRTELAATGLSKEEAAEYEEVLDTGKLVIVAKK, encoded by the coding sequence ATGCCTACAGTATTATCAGTTGAAAATGCCGTCCATGCAAAACGTGAAATTGAACGGCTGGAAACAGAAGGATTCACCCGCGACAACATTTATATCTTTGCACATGATAAAGATCGTGAAGAAGATATTGGAAAAGCGCTGGATACGGAATCCGTCGGCGTCGGTGAAAAAGGCTTATTCTCAAGCATGAAAAATGTCGTGAGCAAACGCGGCGATGAGCTTCGCACAGAACTGGCTGCCACCGGCCTGAGCAAAGAAGAAGCGGCCGAATACGAAGAAGTCCTGGATACAGGAAAACTTGTAATCGTAGCAAAGAAATAA
- a CDS encoding acyl-CoA dehydrogenase family protein encodes MESFIKTAEQQKLIDKIKELQPQFLAREQKLDQPNSFPFQNIKDLKRIQYHTLTLPTEFGGQGMGLYEYILAQEAISRGSGETGLSIGWHAGIVLEYAENRHWRDEPARWILEKVKNGALINSAATESNAGSPTRGALPRTTAVRDGNDLILNGEKTYTSMAPVLDYIFVTATTEQKEVVMVIVPRESPGVSIDETWDSLSMRGTASHTLILDDVRVPASHILKDIAGRAGAQGWLLHIPACYIGIAAAASAYAAEFAANYIPASLGKPIAEAPNIRQTIGEMELELATARHLLYGTVERYENSRDKAEMGEALSVTKIAVTQAAIGVVDKAMNIVGSRALSASNPMHRHYLNVRAGLYNPPMEDMIKGQFATAAIERFQDK; translated from the coding sequence ATGGAATCGTTTATCAAAACAGCGGAACAGCAGAAATTGATCGATAAAATTAAGGAACTGCAGCCGCAGTTCCTCGCCCGGGAGCAGAAACTGGACCAGCCAAATTCGTTCCCTTTTCAAAATATCAAAGACTTGAAACGCATTCAGTACCATACATTAACGCTGCCGACCGAATTTGGCGGCCAAGGCATGGGATTGTATGAGTATATACTCGCCCAGGAAGCGATTTCCCGCGGATCGGGTGAAACCGGCCTATCAATCGGCTGGCATGCCGGCATCGTGCTGGAATATGCGGAAAACCGGCATTGGCGGGATGAACCGGCCCGCTGGATTCTGGAGAAGGTAAAAAACGGCGCGTTGATCAATAGCGCTGCAACTGAAAGCAATGCGGGCAGTCCGACGCGCGGCGCATTGCCAAGGACAACCGCTGTGCGGGATGGCAATGACTTGATTCTAAATGGAGAAAAAACGTATACGTCCATGGCGCCCGTCCTTGATTATATTTTCGTTACGGCCACGACTGAGCAGAAAGAAGTCGTGATGGTGATCGTCCCGCGTGAAAGCCCCGGTGTCTCAATCGATGAAACATGGGACAGCCTGTCAATGCGCGGAACGGCAAGCCACACGCTAATACTCGATGATGTCCGGGTTCCTGCCTCGCATATTCTCAAGGACATTGCCGGCCGGGCCGGTGCGCAGGGTTGGCTTCTGCATATTCCCGCCTGCTACATCGGTATCGCAGCGGCTGCCAGCGCTTATGCAGCTGAATTTGCCGCCAATTATATTCCGGCTTCACTTGGCAAGCCGATTGCGGAAGCCCCCAACATCCGCCAAACCATCGGTGAGATGGAACTCGAACTGGCCACCGCGCGACATCTGCTGTATGGCACTGTCGAGCGCTATGAGAACAGCAGGGATAAAGCTGAAATGGGCGAGGCATTGAGTGTTACGAAAATCGCCGTAACCCAAGCCGCTATCGGTGTGGTCGATAAAGCGATGAATATCGTCGGTTCCCGCGCCTTATCTGCTTCGAACCCGATGCACCGGCATTACTTGAACGTCCGCGCGGGCCTCTATAACCCACCGATGGAAGATATGATTAAAGGACAATTTGCCACAGCGGCAATTGAACGATTCCAAGACAAATGA
- a CDS encoding PaaI family thioesterase: MEQVQHAIQDEYGEAFAHCYGCGRLNDNGLQLRTGWDGDGTVTVYEPRTEHTAIPGFVYGGLIASLVDCHGTGSASLALHRKNGFEPGSGEEPPRFVTASLHVDYLRPTPQGVPLKAIGRTEEIHPKKWDVHIEVFAGETKCATGKVTAVVMPNTFLKGSE, encoded by the coding sequence ATGGAACAAGTACAGCATGCTATTCAAGATGAGTATGGAGAGGCGTTCGCGCACTGCTACGGCTGCGGCCGGCTGAATGATAATGGCCTGCAGTTGCGGACCGGATGGGATGGCGATGGGACTGTGACAGTATACGAACCGCGTACGGAACATACTGCGATTCCCGGCTTCGTGTATGGCGGATTGATCGCGTCGCTTGTCGATTGTCACGGAACGGGCTCCGCTTCACTGGCCTTGCATCGAAAGAACGGTTTTGAACCGGGAAGCGGGGAAGAGCCGCCGCGATTCGTCACGGCTTCGTTGCACGTGGATTATTTACGGCCTACGCCTCAAGGGGTGCCGCTGAAAGCGATAGGGCGCACTGAAGAAATTCATCCGAAAAAATGGGATGTACATATCGAAGTATTTGCAGGGGAAACGAAATGTGCGACCGGAAAAGTAACGGCCGTTGTTATGCCGAATACGTTCCTTAAAGGAAGTGAGTAA
- a CDS encoding D-serine ammonia-lyase, protein MQKHAIEKEQEEVRKTELEQYMQQNPLVADLMELNEVNWLNPNRKLTAEAGPFAVSREDMQKAEAVWRRFAPYFKKAFPETASTDGIIESPLREIPQMKAELERYAGETFEGRYYLKCDHDLPVAGSIKARGGVYEVLCHAEQLALEAGLLAEEDTYEKFTSSEFREFFSNHAIGVGSTGNLGLSIGIISAALGFHVTVYMSADAKEWKKELLRKKGAEVIEFEGDFGEAIKEGRNRTLADDKAYFVDDEKSRKLFLGYSTAAFRLQQQLESEHIRVSADQPLFVYLPCGVGGSPGGITFGLKQLFGDAVHCFFVEPTHSPAMLIGLATGKMNEVSVQDFGIDNKTEADGLAVGRPSALASPICKDLISGIWTIADAELYRLLALLADSEDLFIEPSAASGLAGPLKVKAAGYAEQLQLSMENAVHIVWATGGSFVPEDEMSAFYAKGKALLG, encoded by the coding sequence ATGCAAAAACATGCAATCGAAAAGGAGCAGGAGGAAGTGAGAAAAACAGAACTGGAACAGTATATGCAACAAAATCCACTAGTAGCCGATTTGATGGAATTGAATGAAGTCAACTGGCTGAACCCTAACCGAAAGCTAACAGCAGAAGCGGGACCATTTGCAGTGAGCAGGGAAGATATGCAAAAAGCGGAAGCGGTATGGCGGCGATTTGCGCCATACTTTAAAAAAGCGTTTCCTGAAACAGCTTCAACAGATGGAATCATTGAATCGCCGCTGCGTGAAATTCCGCAAATGAAAGCAGAACTGGAAAGGTATGCAGGAGAGACATTTGAGGGACGGTATTACCTGAAGTGTGATCATGACCTGCCGGTTGCCGGATCGATTAAAGCGCGGGGCGGAGTTTATGAAGTATTATGTCATGCAGAGCAATTGGCGCTTGAAGCCGGATTGCTGGCAGAAGAGGATACCTATGAAAAATTCACCTCGTCTGAATTTCGGGAGTTTTTCAGCAATCATGCCATTGGTGTAGGTTCAACCGGTAATCTGGGTTTAAGCATTGGTATAATCAGTGCGGCGCTCGGTTTTCATGTAACAGTTTATATGTCTGCAGATGCTAAAGAGTGGAAAAAAGAACTGCTTCGGAAGAAAGGTGCGGAGGTTATCGAGTTTGAAGGCGATTTTGGAGAGGCGATTAAAGAAGGAAGAAATCGCACACTTGCAGATGACAAGGCATATTTTGTCGACGATGAGAAATCCCGGAAATTGTTTCTCGGCTATAGTACGGCCGCTTTTCGCCTACAGCAGCAACTTGAGTCAGAACATATCCGTGTTAGTGCAGATCAGCCGTTGTTTGTCTATTTGCCGTGCGGTGTAGGAGGTTCTCCGGGCGGCATTACATTCGGCTTGAAACAATTGTTCGGAGACGCTGTTCATTGCTTTTTCGTTGAACCGACGCATTCCCCAGCCATGCTCATCGGCCTTGCAACCGGAAAGATGAATGAGGTCAGTGTACAGGATTTCGGAATCGATAATAAGACAGAGGCTGATGGATTAGCCGTCGGCCGGCCATCAGCTCTCGCTTCCCCAATATGCAAAGATTTAATCAGCGGCATTTGGACAATCGCTGACGCTGAATTGTACCGGCTCCTGGCGCTTTTGGCTGATAGTGAAGATCTATTCATAGAGCCATCAGCAGCATCAGGATTGGCGGGTCCCTTAAAAGTGAAGGCGGCCGGTTATGCGGAACAGCTCCAGCTGAGTATGGAAAATGCAGTCCACATTGTCTGGGCAACAGGCGGTTCTTTTGTGCCGGAAGATGAAATGTCGGCTTTTTATGCAAAAGGAAAAGCACTGCTGGGATAA
- a CDS encoding PQQ-dependent sugar dehydrogenase has protein sequence MTIGIKTTKEQLLRLPTTARPAVDAEQLEVPEGYRAEAVAAGLSFPTGMAFDDQGTLYINEGGSTWPTRPAMTPRILKLTPEGELSAFAEENLGGPRGLAYRDGYLYVTLKGGYFARVVRYDTETGEREVLHDQIPSGGWHEPGGPVFNPKDGLLYFAHGSVSQNGVVLPQGYTVDVAKNPEAHDIPGEDVTLTGNNVFSRDPLMPYPYLTKTGPYKPFGTPAEKGEVVKGQLWCTTGVWRSKPDGTQPELIAWGIRNPYGMAFNEEGELYVSDNDMEEKGERAVAMDPDRIWHIKNARKPHGTVDKPEWFGFPDIAATGLPVWHEKHLPDKGKPAEPLLENPPEWAGPAAYLEKPHSCMTKMDFCTSDTFGHRGKLFACEWGTMAPFNSPREEDLSHGFRVMKIDTETGEGEPFIYNKILETGPPAAGMARPVDCKFSPDGKSLYVLDFGVAQVAEGHMLAYAHTGVLWKVTKL, from the coding sequence ATGACAATAGGAATAAAAACAACAAAGGAACAGCTGTTGAGATTACCCACAACTGCCAGACCGGCTGTGGATGCAGAACAGCTCGAAGTGCCGGAAGGGTACCGGGCAGAAGCGGTGGCTGCAGGCCTGTCATTTCCGACAGGAATGGCATTTGACGACCAAGGCACTTTGTATATTAATGAAGGAGGAAGCACGTGGCCGACACGGCCTGCTATGACACCGAGAATTTTGAAATTGACGCCGGAAGGGGAACTGAGTGCCTTTGCCGAGGAAAACTTGGGTGGACCGCGGGGGCTTGCTTACCGGGATGGCTATCTCTATGTCACATTGAAAGGCGGTTATTTTGCACGCGTGGTGCGGTATGACACCGAAACGGGTGAAAGAGAAGTGCTGCACGATCAGATTCCAAGCGGCGGATGGCATGAGCCGGGTGGGCCTGTATTTAATCCGAAAGACGGTCTTTTGTATTTTGCACATGGCTCTGTCTCACAGAATGGAGTTGTACTGCCGCAAGGTTATACCGTGGACGTGGCGAAAAATCCGGAAGCGCACGATATTCCAGGGGAAGATGTCACGCTGACCGGCAATAATGTGTTCAGCCGGGACCCGCTCATGCCGTATCCATATTTGACGAAAACCGGTCCTTATAAACCGTTCGGCACACCAGCGGAAAAAGGGGAAGTGGTCAAAGGACAATTATGGTGCACAACAGGCGTTTGGCGATCCAAGCCGGACGGCACACAACCTGAATTGATTGCCTGGGGAATCCGCAATCCGTATGGTATGGCGTTCAATGAAGAAGGAGAACTTTATGTTTCTGATAATGATATGGAAGAAAAAGGAGAACGGGCCGTCGCCATGGACCCGGACCGGATCTGGCATATTAAAAATGCACGGAAGCCGCATGGAACAGTTGATAAACCGGAATGGTTTGGATTCCCGGATATTGCGGCTACCGGGCTTCCAGTCTGGCATGAAAAGCATTTGCCGGATAAGGGCAAGCCAGCAGAGCCGCTGCTGGAAAACCCGCCGGAATGGGCAGGACCCGCAGCTTATTTGGAAAAACCGCATTCCTGCATGACGAAAATGGATTTTTGCACAAGCGACACATTCGGACACCGGGGAAAGCTGTTTGCATGTGAATGGGGCACGATGGCACCGTTCAATTCACCGCGGGAAGAAGATCTCAGTCACGGATTCCGGGTCATGAAAATTGATACTGAAACAGGAGAAGGGGAACCATTCATTTATAATAAGATACTTGAAACGGGACCGCCTGCAGCGGGAATGGCCCGGCCGGTGGACTGCAAATTCAGTCCGGACGGTAAGAGCCTCTATGTCCTGGATTTCGGTGTCGCGCAAGTGGCGGAGGGCCACATGCTGGCTTATGCCCATACAGGTGTGCTCTGGAAGGTGACCAAATTATGA
- a CDS encoding cation diffusion facilitator family transporter produces the protein MKEYFRLLKGGATSALWAAIVNTTLGIIKTIAYLISGNVAMFAEMLHSYGDAANQFFVFIGSALSKKEPTERFPGGFGRLVNLVLLGAVIVVGVLAYETIIEGYHHILHPAADDEWFWLNVGVLALAVVLEAFVLWKAMKEVLHEVPDVQASGFGIIPASIKNLKSAKPATRLVFLEDTVAVSGALLALIAVVIAAYTSFDSATGYASIIIGVLLILVVGRIFLDNAAGALGAADLELQQRVGDRVITHPDVHDVADLDIVTEGDHRHVELKIEVDPKMTIAEADDLRDYLEERIREVRGVTDVIIEFDEDDKVPTWSDPKGEK, from the coding sequence ATGAAGGAATACTTTAGATTGCTCAAGGGAGGAGCCACATCGGCACTCTGGGCGGCAATCGTCAATACAACACTTGGTATTATAAAGACAATTGCTTACTTGATCAGCGGTAATGTCGCCATGTTCGCTGAGATGTTACATAGTTACGGCGATGCAGCAAACCAGTTTTTCGTATTCATCGGTTCTGCATTGAGTAAAAAAGAACCGACCGAACGTTTTCCGGGCGGATTTGGACGACTTGTCAATCTGGTGCTTTTAGGAGCCGTGATTGTGGTCGGAGTCCTTGCTTATGAGACGATCATTGAAGGCTATCATCATATCCTGCATCCGGCAGCAGATGATGAATGGTTTTGGCTGAATGTCGGTGTATTAGCATTGGCAGTAGTGCTGGAAGCATTTGTTTTATGGAAAGCGATGAAAGAGGTATTACATGAAGTGCCGGATGTTCAGGCAAGCGGATTCGGAATTATTCCAGCCAGCATAAAAAACCTGAAATCGGCGAAACCGGCAACACGGCTGGTTTTTCTTGAAGATACAGTTGCAGTGTCGGGTGCATTGCTTGCATTGATTGCAGTGGTAATCGCGGCCTATACATCCTTCGACAGTGCTACCGGTTATGCATCGATTATCATCGGTGTCCTGCTCATCCTTGTCGTCGGCCGGATTTTCCTGGACAACGCAGCGGGCGCGTTGGGTGCAGCGGACTTGGAGCTTCAGCAGCGGGTCGGTGACCGAGTGATCACGCACCCGGATGTGCATGACGTTGCAGACTTGGATATTGTCACAGAAGGTGATCATCGACATGTCGAACTGAAAATCGAAGTGGATCCGAAGATGACCATTGCAGAAGCTGATGATCTCCGGGATTACTTGGAAGAACGAATTCGGGAAGTCAGAGGGGTCACGGATGTCATCATCGAATTTGACGAGGATGATAAAGTGCCGACATGGTCCGACCCTAAAGGGGAGAAGTAA
- a CDS encoding nucleobase:cation symporter-2 family protein has product MKNSLQSFTLGIQHVLAMYAGAILVPLIVGGALGLNSEQLTYLVAIDIFMCGIATILQIMNNRFFGIGLPVVLGCTFTAVGPMIAIGGQYGVSAIYGAIIASGLIVIIISQFFGQLVRFFPPVVTGSVVTIIGITLIPVAINNMGGGQGASDFGSIPNISLAFGTLLFIILVYKFANGFIRAISILLGLVAGTFTAMAMGKVNATPVAEAEFFHMVQPFYFGLPTFEWSAILTMTLVAMVSLVESTGVYFALSDITKKEVSKTDLSKGYRAEGIAVLLGGIFNAFPYTTFSQNVGLIQMSGVRSRKIILITGLMLMTLGLVPKIAALTTIIPTPVLGGAMIAMFGMVIAQGIKMLSPVIGESQDNAMVIACSIGIGLGVTVVPELFTALPSGVQILTSNGIVAGSVTAIALNIVFNMLPQRKAKISLTARNTANTTESIPSNQ; this is encoded by the coding sequence ATGAAAAATTCACTTCAGTCATTTACATTAGGCATCCAGCATGTGCTGGCAATGTATGCAGGTGCGATTCTGGTGCCGCTGATTGTCGGCGGCGCACTCGGTTTGAATTCTGAGCAACTTACGTATCTCGTAGCAATTGATATCTTCATGTGCGGAATCGCAACGATCCTGCAGATCATGAATAACCGCTTTTTCGGAATCGGTCTTCCCGTCGTCCTCGGCTGTACATTTACCGCCGTCGGTCCAATGATTGCCATCGGCGGACAATACGGCGTCTCTGCCATCTATGGCGCCATCATCGCCTCAGGGCTGATTGTAATCATCATCAGCCAGTTTTTTGGTCAGCTCGTCCGGTTCTTTCCGCCGGTCGTCACAGGTTCTGTCGTTACCATCATTGGGATCACGCTGATTCCGGTTGCCATCAATAATATGGGTGGCGGCCAGGGGGCAAGTGATTTTGGCTCCATTCCGAACATATCGCTCGCTTTCGGAACGTTATTGTTCATCATTCTGGTCTATAAATTTGCCAACGGGTTTATCCGTGCAATCTCCATTTTGCTTGGTCTTGTCGCCGGTACATTCACGGCAATGGCGATGGGAAAAGTGAATGCGACGCCTGTTGCAGAAGCAGAATTTTTCCACATGGTCCAGCCTTTCTATTTTGGACTGCCGACGTTTGAATGGTCAGCCATTTTAACCATGACTCTCGTAGCGATGGTATCGCTCGTCGAATCGACAGGTGTATACTTTGCTTTGAGTGATATCACGAAAAAGGAAGTGTCCAAAACAGATTTATCCAAAGGGTACCGGGCGGAAGGCATTGCGGTTCTGCTTGGCGGGATTTTCAATGCGTTTCCGTACACAACATTCTCACAGAATGTCGGGCTCATCCAAATGTCCGGCGTGCGTTCACGAAAAATCATTCTGATTACCGGTCTTATGCTCATGACACTCGGACTCGTGCCGAAAATTGCTGCCCTGACAACCATTATTCCGACGCCGGTCCTTGGTGGTGCAATGATCGCCATGTTCGGGATGGTCATCGCCCAAGGTATCAAAATGCTCAGCCCGGTCATCGGGGAGTCCCAGGACAATGCCATGGTCATCGCTTGCTCGATCGGTATCGGCCTTGGCGTTACGGTCGTACCTGAACTGTTTACCGCCCTGCCGTCGGGTGTGCAAATCTTGACGAGCAACGGCATTGTAGCAGGAAGTGTGACTGCAATCGCTTTGAATATCGTATTTAACATGCTGCCGCAGCGGAAAGCGAAAATTTCCCTGACGGCGAGAAACACAGCGAACACAACAGAAAGCATTCCAAGCAATCAATAA
- a CDS encoding general stress protein, with protein sequence MTLVKVADNAMQAKQEIERLESQGYDRDEIYLFAHDKDVEKNLADTFDTETAGVGEQGLFGSMKNVVNKRGDELRSEMEAVGISQKEAAEYEEILDTGKLVLLAKK encoded by the coding sequence GTGACATTAGTAAAAGTTGCTGATAACGCCATGCAGGCAAAACAGGAAATTGAACGGTTGGAATCCCAAGGCTATGACCGGGATGAGATTTATCTTTTTGCCCATGACAAAGATGTAGAAAAGAACCTGGCCGACACATTCGATACGGAAACAGCCGGTGTCGGAGAACAGGGCTTATTCGGCAGCATGAAAAACGTGGTCAATAAGCGCGGCGATGAATTGCGCAGCGAAATGGAAGCAGTCGGCATCAGCCAAAAAGAAGCGGCCGAGTATGAAGAAATACTGGATACCGGCAAGCTTGTGCTTCTGGCAAAAAAATAA